The Bombus fervidus isolate BK054 chromosome 6, iyBomFerv1, whole genome shotgun sequence genome contains a region encoding:
- the Ndae1 gene encoding na[+]-driven anion exchanger 1 isoform X15, with protein MQRTMDPEEISDSYDTSPWMQPGIGGGGGAAHVGGTGDDEAPKDPGVRITHQSYTEKDFEGHRAHTVYVGVHLPGERRHRRHHKHHHSQRQLGTSSTDKENVDNDRPRQLLMTRRSRLSNICDPDGEMILTPPAQRVQFILGEEVGDDAHESHPLFSEMEELVKDGDEMEWKETARWIKFEEDVEEGGNRWSKPHVATLSLHALFELRSLLLNGTVMLDMEAASLEQIADLVLDNMINKGSLPIEAREKVREALLVRHRHQHERRKDNNMSRLPIIRSLAEIGRNHSSSKNSDCTCGLHALLTSDLQERRDARDAYAPSVARSSSCPNSNTALLSKEAKDLKGPYLLVPVEESNSAPAIAGATSHGSGPALNAGSRFLAIPGNPGQEPGTNGMDRSPSSVSISRNHSSSALENGDANHKGNTHFMRKIPAGAEASNILVGEVDFLDKTLSAFIRLSQAGIMGDLTEVPVPTRFIFVLLGPTGGITGFHEIGRAMATLMSDEVFHDVAYKAKNRNHLLAGIDEFLDAVTVLPPGEWDPAIRIEPPAAIPSQDVRKRPKEEKPKEDPDDEADEQKLREESGLSRTGRLFGGLINDIKRKVPFYFSDFKDALALQCVASFIFLYFACLSPIITFGGLLSEATGKNMAAMESLVSGFVCGIGYGFFSGQPLTILGSTGPVLVFETIVYEFCKKSDWNYMSFRFWIGSWITLILVILVAIDASAFVCYITRFTEENFATLIAFIFIYKAIENVLSIGKKYPINTHANEPFNYECWCKPPNGSLPSSYDNINWTALDQKICQSYNGTLVGDGCNLPHYTPDVFLMSIILFMGTFLLSIELKDFKNALFFPSKVRQVVSDFAVIIAIFSMSTLDHFVNIPTPKLEVPEEFKPTLAGRGWMIWPFQNNPWWSAIVACLPALLGTILIFMDQQITAVIVNRKENKLKKGCGYHLDLFVLAILIEICSVMGLPWFVAATVLSINHVNSLKLESECAAPGEKPQFLGVREQRVTHILIFLMIGCSVLLTPMLRHIPMPVLFGVFLYMGVASLKGLQFFDRILIMLMPVKYQPDYMFLRQVPLKRVHLFTTIQLTCLACLWIIKSFSSTSILFPLMLVVMIGIRKSLDLLFTQRELKILDDVMPEPSRKHAEDLRQLESGEVDLIRSKESISPLTINGTTSAETSV; from the exons ATGCAACGAACTATGGACCCTGAGGAAATATCTGACAGCTATGATACATC acCGTGGATGCAGCCAGGTATCGGAGGCGGAGGTGGCGCGGCCCACGTAGGTGGGACAGGTGACGACGAGGCTCCGAAAGATCCCGGTGTTCGGATCACTCATCAATCTTACACCGAGAAAGACTTCGAAG GTCACAGAGCGCACACGGTATATGTGGGCGTGCATCTACCAGGCGAAAGGAGACATCGTCGTCATCACAAGCACCATCATTCTCAACGTCAGTTGGGAACAAGCAGTACCGATAAGGAGAATGTCGACAACGATAGGCCCA GACAATTGCTGATGACTCGAAGGAGTCGACTATCTAATATCTGCGATCCCGACGGCGAGATGATAC TTACGCCGCCAGCCCAGAGGGTGCAGTTTATTCTGGGCGAGGAAGTCGGGGACGATGCACACGAGTCCCACCCCCTCTTCTCCGAGATGGAGGAGCTCGTCAAGGATGGTGACGAGATGGAATGGAAGGAAACGGCCAG GTGGATTAAGTTCGAGGAAGACGTGGAGGAGGGTGGAAATAGGTGGAGCAAACCTCACGTAGCGACGCTCTCGCTACACGCTCTTTTCGAGCTGAGGAGCCTGCTGTTAAATGGGACTGTGATGTTGGACATGGAGGCGGCGAGTTTGGAACAAATCGCCGATTTGGTACTCGATAACATGATCAACAAAGGCTCCTTGCCGATCGAGGCGAGGGAAAAG GTCAGGGAAGCTCTTCTGGTGAGGCATCGGCATCAACACGAGAGACGCAAGGATAACAACATGTCCAGGCTACCAATTATCAGATCCTTGGCCGAAATAGGTCGAAATCATTCCTCTTCGAAAA ATTCCGACTGTACTTGTGGTTTGCATGCGTTGTTGACGTCAGATTTACAGGAGCGTCGCGACGCTAGGGACGCCTACGCTCCCTCCGTCGCTCGCAGTAGCAGTTGCCCGAATTCGAATACGGCTCTGCTTTCGAAAGAAGCAAAAGATCTGAAAGGACCGTACCTTTTAGTTCCAG TGGAGGAATCGAATTCTGCCCCGGCGATCGCCGGCGCTACAAGTCACGGCAGTGGGCCAGCGCTGAATGCCGGTAGCCGCTTCCTTGCCATACCCGGTAATCCCG GCCAAGAACCAGGCACCAACGGGATGGATCGAAGTCCAAGCAGCGTGTCAATTAGCCGAAATCACAGTTCGTCCGCCTTAGAAAACGGAGACGCAAATCACAAG GGTAATACTCATTTTATGCGGAAAATACCAGCTGGAGCCGAGGCGAGCAACATTCTCGTAGGAGAAGTCGATTTTTTAGATAAAACGCTGTCAGCCTTTATTCGGCTAAGCCAGGCGGGAATAATGGGTGACTTAACGGAAGTTCCTGTGCCAACAAGATTTATATTTGTCCTGCTCGGACCTACG GGAGGAATCACAGGTTTCCACGAGATCGGCCGTGCCATGGCTACGTTGATGTCCGACGAGGTCTTCCACGACGTGGCGTACAAGGCCAAGAACAGAAATCATCTGCTTGCAGGAATCGACGAGTTTTTAGACGCTGTTACGGTTCTACCACCAGGAGAATGGGACCCTGCGATCAGAATAGAACCACCTGCCGCTATTCCTTCGCAG GATGTAAGGAAGCGaccaaaagaagaaaaaccgAAGGAAGACCCAGACGACGAAGCAGACGAGCAAAAGTTGAGGGAAGAATCCGGTCTCTCGAGAACTGGTAGACTTTTCGGTGGCTTGATAAACGACATAAAGAGAAAAGTGCCGTTTTATTTTTCCGACTTCAAGGACGCGTTAGCTCTTCAATGCGTAGCCTCTTTTATCTTCCTGTATTTTGCCTGCCTCTCACCTATAATTACATTCGGTGGTTTGTTGAGCGAAGCCACAGGCAAAAATATGGCCGCCATGGAGTCGCTCGTTTCCGGTTTCGTTTGCGGCATCGGATATGGATTTTTCTCTGGTCAACCTCTCACCATTCTCGGTTCCACCGGCCCGGTTTTAGTCTTCGAGACGATAGTCTACGAATTTTGCAA GAAATCAGATTGGAACTACATGTCGTTCCGCTTCTGGATCGGCTCGTGGATAACACTGATTCTGGTAATCCTCGTGGCGATCGACGCTAGCGCTTTCGTGTGCTACATCACGCGGTTCACGGAGGAGAACTTCGCCACTCTGATCGCGTTTATCTTCATTTACAAG GCCATCGAAAACGTATTGTCCATCGGCAAAAAGTATCCTATAAATACTCATGCGAACGAACCGTTCAACTACGAGTGTTGGTGCAAGCCGCCGAATGGCAGCCTACCGTCTAGCTACGACAACATTAATTGGACGGCTCTCGATCAAAAAATATGCCAG AGTTACAACGGCACGCTGGTGGGCGATGGTTGCAACCTACCGCACTACACACCCGATGTGTTCCTCATGTCAATTATACTATTCATGGGCACATTCTTGCTATCCATCGAGCTCAAAGATTTCAAGAACGCTCTCTTCTTTCCATCAAAG GTCAGACAGGTGGTCAGTGATTTTGCGGTAATCATCGCGATTTTTTCGATGAGCACGCTCGACCATTTCGTGAATATTCCGACGCCCAAGCTCGAAGTACCGGAGGAATTCAAGCCGACGTTGGCCGGTCGGGGATGGATGATCTGGCCTTTTCAAAACAATCCATGGTGGAGCGCCATCGTCGCGTGTCTACCAGCTCTCTTAGGCACTATACTGATTTTTATGGATCAACAAATTACAGCCGTGATAGTCAATAGGAAAGAGAACAAATTAAAG AAAGGATGCGGCTATCATTTGGATCTGTTCGTCCTTGCGATCCTGATAGAAATTTGCTCGGTGATGGGACTGCCCTGGTTCGTCGCGGCAACGGTACTCTCGATCAATCACGTGAATTCGTTGAAGCTGGAATCGGAATGTGCCGCGCCAGGTGAAAAACCGCAGTTCCTCGGTGTCCGCGAACAGCGTGTTACACacattttaatctttttgaTGATCGGCTGCTCGGTTCTGCTCACGCCAATGCTGAGACACATACCGATGCCGGTGCTGTTTGGAGTTTTCCTCTACATGGGAGTTGCTTCGTTGAAGGGACTTCAATTTTTCGACAGAATATTAATCATGCTGATGCCGGTTAAATACCAACCTGACTATATGTTCCTTCGGCag GTACCATTGAAACGCGTTCATCTGTTTACAACGATACAGTTGACTTGTTTAGCCTGCTTGTGGATTATCAAATCTTTCAGCAGCACCTCCATCCTGTTTCCTTTGATG ttGGTGGTGATGATCGGGATACGAAAGTCCTTAGACTTGTTGTTCACTCAACGCGAGTTAAAGATCTTGGACGACGTAATGCCGGAACCAAGCAGGAAACACGCCGAAGATCTACGACAACTGGAGAGCGGCGAG GTAGACTTGATACGATCGAAGGAAAGCATCAGCCCGTTAACGATTAACGGCACTACCTCGGCCGAGACTTCTGTCTAA
- the Ndae1 gene encoding na[+]-driven anion exchanger 1 isoform X8, which translates to MQRTMDPEEISDSYDTSPWMQPGIGGGGGAAHVGGTGDDEAPKDPGVRITHQSYTEKDFEGHRAHTVYVGVHLPGERRHRRHHKHHHSQRQLGTSSTDKENVDNDRPRQLLMTRRSRLSNICDPDGEMILTPPAQRVQFILGEEVGDDAHESHPLFSEMEELVKDGDEMEWKETARWIKFEEDVEEGGNRWSKPHVATLSLHALFELRSLLLNGTVMLDMEAASLEQIADLVLDNMINKGSLPIEAREKVREALLVRHRHQHERRKDNNMSRLPIIRSLAEIGRNHSSSKNSDCTCGLHALLTSDLQERRDARDAYAPSVARSSSCPNSNTALLSKEAKDLKGPYLLVPGQEPGTNGMDRSPSSVSISRNHSSSALENGDANHKGNTHFMRKIPAGAEASNILVGEVDFLDKTLSAFIRLSQAGIMGDLTEVPVPTRFIFVLLGPTGGITGFHEIGRAMATLMSDEVFHDVAYKAKNRNHLLAGIDEFLDAVTVLPPGEWDPAIRIEPPAAIPSQDVRKRPKEEKPKEDPDDEADEQKLREESGLSRTGRLFGGLINDIKRKVPFYFSDFKDALALQCVASFIFLYFACLSPIITFGGLLSEATGKNMAAMESLVSGFVCGIGYGFFSGQPLTILGSTGPVLVFETIVYEFCKKSDWNYMSFRFWIGSWITLILVILVAIDASAFVCYITRFTEENFATLIAFIFIYKAIENVLSIGKKYPINTHANEPFNYECWCKPPNGSLPSSYDNINWTALDQKICQSYNGTLVGDGCNLPHYTPDVFLMSIILFMGTFLLSIELKDFKNALFFPSKVRQVVSDFAVIIAIFSMSTLDHFVNIPTPKLEVPEEFKPTLAGRGWMIWPFQNNPWWSAIVACLPALLGTILIFMDQQITAVIVNRKENKLKKGCGYHLDLFVLAILIEICSVMGLPWFVAATVLSINHVNSLKLESECAAPGEKPQFLGVREQRVTHILIFLMIGCSVLLTPMLRHIPMPVLFGVFLYMGVASLKGLQFFDRILIMLMPVKYQPDYMFLRQVPLKRVHLFTTIQLTCLACLWIIKSFSSTSILFPLMLVVMIGIRKSLDLLFTQRELKILDDVMPEPSRKHAEDLRQLESGEEQNESMGYGPSGNIQISLANGNIMKIPMASINISEEVNKTGIWQQVNEGNEKTKQVKLINAGKQKKHSKKENVLMADETTRLTTMTEEDEDDSGISIKVDLIRSKESISPLTINGTTSAETSV; encoded by the exons ATGCAACGAACTATGGACCCTGAGGAAATATCTGACAGCTATGATACATC acCGTGGATGCAGCCAGGTATCGGAGGCGGAGGTGGCGCGGCCCACGTAGGTGGGACAGGTGACGACGAGGCTCCGAAAGATCCCGGTGTTCGGATCACTCATCAATCTTACACCGAGAAAGACTTCGAAG GTCACAGAGCGCACACGGTATATGTGGGCGTGCATCTACCAGGCGAAAGGAGACATCGTCGTCATCACAAGCACCATCATTCTCAACGTCAGTTGGGAACAAGCAGTACCGATAAGGAGAATGTCGACAACGATAGGCCCA GACAATTGCTGATGACTCGAAGGAGTCGACTATCTAATATCTGCGATCCCGACGGCGAGATGATAC TTACGCCGCCAGCCCAGAGGGTGCAGTTTATTCTGGGCGAGGAAGTCGGGGACGATGCACACGAGTCCCACCCCCTCTTCTCCGAGATGGAGGAGCTCGTCAAGGATGGTGACGAGATGGAATGGAAGGAAACGGCCAG GTGGATTAAGTTCGAGGAAGACGTGGAGGAGGGTGGAAATAGGTGGAGCAAACCTCACGTAGCGACGCTCTCGCTACACGCTCTTTTCGAGCTGAGGAGCCTGCTGTTAAATGGGACTGTGATGTTGGACATGGAGGCGGCGAGTTTGGAACAAATCGCCGATTTGGTACTCGATAACATGATCAACAAAGGCTCCTTGCCGATCGAGGCGAGGGAAAAG GTCAGGGAAGCTCTTCTGGTGAGGCATCGGCATCAACACGAGAGACGCAAGGATAACAACATGTCCAGGCTACCAATTATCAGATCCTTGGCCGAAATAGGTCGAAATCATTCCTCTTCGAAAA ATTCCGACTGTACTTGTGGTTTGCATGCGTTGTTGACGTCAGATTTACAGGAGCGTCGCGACGCTAGGGACGCCTACGCTCCCTCCGTCGCTCGCAGTAGCAGTTGCCCGAATTCGAATACGGCTCTGCTTTCGAAAGAAGCAAAAGATCTGAAAGGACCGTACCTTTTAGTTCCAG GCCAAGAACCAGGCACCAACGGGATGGATCGAAGTCCAAGCAGCGTGTCAATTAGCCGAAATCACAGTTCGTCCGCCTTAGAAAACGGAGACGCAAATCACAAG GGTAATACTCATTTTATGCGGAAAATACCAGCTGGAGCCGAGGCGAGCAACATTCTCGTAGGAGAAGTCGATTTTTTAGATAAAACGCTGTCAGCCTTTATTCGGCTAAGCCAGGCGGGAATAATGGGTGACTTAACGGAAGTTCCTGTGCCAACAAGATTTATATTTGTCCTGCTCGGACCTACG GGAGGAATCACAGGTTTCCACGAGATCGGCCGTGCCATGGCTACGTTGATGTCCGACGAGGTCTTCCACGACGTGGCGTACAAGGCCAAGAACAGAAATCATCTGCTTGCAGGAATCGACGAGTTTTTAGACGCTGTTACGGTTCTACCACCAGGAGAATGGGACCCTGCGATCAGAATAGAACCACCTGCCGCTATTCCTTCGCAG GATGTAAGGAAGCGaccaaaagaagaaaaaccgAAGGAAGACCCAGACGACGAAGCAGACGAGCAAAAGTTGAGGGAAGAATCCGGTCTCTCGAGAACTGGTAGACTTTTCGGTGGCTTGATAAACGACATAAAGAGAAAAGTGCCGTTTTATTTTTCCGACTTCAAGGACGCGTTAGCTCTTCAATGCGTAGCCTCTTTTATCTTCCTGTATTTTGCCTGCCTCTCACCTATAATTACATTCGGTGGTTTGTTGAGCGAAGCCACAGGCAAAAATATGGCCGCCATGGAGTCGCTCGTTTCCGGTTTCGTTTGCGGCATCGGATATGGATTTTTCTCTGGTCAACCTCTCACCATTCTCGGTTCCACCGGCCCGGTTTTAGTCTTCGAGACGATAGTCTACGAATTTTGCAA GAAATCAGATTGGAACTACATGTCGTTCCGCTTCTGGATCGGCTCGTGGATAACACTGATTCTGGTAATCCTCGTGGCGATCGACGCTAGCGCTTTCGTGTGCTACATCACGCGGTTCACGGAGGAGAACTTCGCCACTCTGATCGCGTTTATCTTCATTTACAAG GCCATCGAAAACGTATTGTCCATCGGCAAAAAGTATCCTATAAATACTCATGCGAACGAACCGTTCAACTACGAGTGTTGGTGCAAGCCGCCGAATGGCAGCCTACCGTCTAGCTACGACAACATTAATTGGACGGCTCTCGATCAAAAAATATGCCAG AGTTACAACGGCACGCTGGTGGGCGATGGTTGCAACCTACCGCACTACACACCCGATGTGTTCCTCATGTCAATTATACTATTCATGGGCACATTCTTGCTATCCATCGAGCTCAAAGATTTCAAGAACGCTCTCTTCTTTCCATCAAAG GTCAGACAGGTGGTCAGTGATTTTGCGGTAATCATCGCGATTTTTTCGATGAGCACGCTCGACCATTTCGTGAATATTCCGACGCCCAAGCTCGAAGTACCGGAGGAATTCAAGCCGACGTTGGCCGGTCGGGGATGGATGATCTGGCCTTTTCAAAACAATCCATGGTGGAGCGCCATCGTCGCGTGTCTACCAGCTCTCTTAGGCACTATACTGATTTTTATGGATCAACAAATTACAGCCGTGATAGTCAATAGGAAAGAGAACAAATTAAAG AAAGGATGCGGCTATCATTTGGATCTGTTCGTCCTTGCGATCCTGATAGAAATTTGCTCGGTGATGGGACTGCCCTGGTTCGTCGCGGCAACGGTACTCTCGATCAATCACGTGAATTCGTTGAAGCTGGAATCGGAATGTGCCGCGCCAGGTGAAAAACCGCAGTTCCTCGGTGTCCGCGAACAGCGTGTTACACacattttaatctttttgaTGATCGGCTGCTCGGTTCTGCTCACGCCAATGCTGAGACACATACCGATGCCGGTGCTGTTTGGAGTTTTCCTCTACATGGGAGTTGCTTCGTTGAAGGGACTTCAATTTTTCGACAGAATATTAATCATGCTGATGCCGGTTAAATACCAACCTGACTATATGTTCCTTCGGCag GTACCATTGAAACGCGTTCATCTGTTTACAACGATACAGTTGACTTGTTTAGCCTGCTTGTGGATTATCAAATCTTTCAGCAGCACCTCCATCCTGTTTCCTTTGATG ttGGTGGTGATGATCGGGATACGAAAGTCCTTAGACTTGTTGTTCACTCAACGCGAGTTAAAGATCTTGGACGACGTAATGCCGGAACCAAGCAGGAAACACGCCGAAGATCTACGACAACTGGAGAGCGGCGAG GAACAGAACGAGTCTATGGGATACGGACCGTCGGGAAACATACAGATTTCGTTAGCGAACGGCAACATTATGAAGATCCCAATGGCGAGCATCAATATCAGCGAAGAGGTGAATAAAACCGGGATTTGGCAACAAGTGAACGAAGGCAACGAGAAAACGAAACAAGTGAAACTTATCAA CGCGGGAAAGCAGAAGAAGCactcgaagaaagaaaacgtgtTGATGGCTGACGAGACTACGAGGTTGACTACGATGACCGAAGAGGACGAAGATGACAGTGGAATCTCTATCAAG GTAGACTTGATACGATCGAAGGAAAGCATCAGCCCGTTAACGATTAACGGCACTACCTCGGCCGAGACTTCTGTCTAA
- the Ndae1 gene encoding na[+]-driven anion exchanger 1 isoform X1, producing the protein MQRTMDPEEISDSYDTSPWMQPGIGGGGGAAHVGGTGDDEAPKDPGVRITHQSYTEKDFEGHRAHTVYVGVHLPGERRHRRHHKHHHSQRQLGTSSTDKENVDNDRPRQLLMTRRSRLSNICDPDGEMILTPPAQRVQFILGEEVGDDAHESHPLFSEMEELVKDGDEMEWKETARWIKFEEDVEEGGNRWSKPHVATLSLHALFELRSLLLNGTVMLDMEAASLEQIADLVLDNMINKGSLPIEAREKVREALLVRHRHQHERRKDNNMSRLPIIRSLAEIGRNHSSSKNSDCTCGLHALLTSDLQERRDARDAYAPSVARSSSCPNSNTALLSKEAKDLKGPYLLVPVEESNSAPAIAGATSHGSGPALNAGSRFLAIPGNPGQEPGTNGMDRSPSSVSISRNHSSSALENGDANHKGNTHFMRKIPAGAEASNILVGEVDFLDKTLSAFIRLSQAGIMGDLTEVPVPTRFIFVLLGPTGGITGFHEIGRAMATLMSDEVFHDVAYKAKNRNHLLAGIDEFLDAVTVLPPGEWDPAIRIEPPAAIPSQDVRKRPKEEKPKEDPDDEADEQKLREESGLSRTGRLFGGLINDIKRKVPFYFSDFKDALALQCVASFIFLYFACLSPIITFGGLLSEATGKNMAAMESLVSGFVCGIGYGFFSGQPLTILGSTGPVLVFETIVYEFCKKSDWNYMSFRFWIGSWITLILVILVAIDASAFVCYITRFTEENFATLIAFIFIYKAIENVLSIGKKYPINTHANEPFNYECWCKPPNGSLPSSYDNINWTALDQKICQSYNGTLVGDGCNLPHYTPDVFLMSIILFMGTFLLSIELKDFKNALFFPSKVRQVVSDFAVIIAIFSMSTLDHFVNIPTPKLEVPEEFKPTLAGRGWMIWPFQNNPWWSAIVACLPALLGTILIFMDQQITAVIVNRKENKLKKGCGYHLDLFVLAILIEICSVMGLPWFVAATVLSINHVNSLKLESECAAPGEKPQFLGVREQRVTHILIFLMIGCSVLLTPMLRHIPMPVLFGVFLYMGVASLKGLQFFDRILIMLMPVKYQPDYMFLRQVPLKRVHLFTTIQLTCLACLWIIKSFSSTSILFPLMLVVMIGIRKSLDLLFTQRELKILDDVMPEPSRKHAEDLRQLESGEEQNESMGYGPSGNIQISLANGNIMKIPMASINISEEVNKTGIWQQVNEGNEKTKQVKLINAGKQKKHSKKENVLMADETTRLTTMTEEDEDDSGISIKVDLIRSKESISPLTINGTTSAETSV; encoded by the exons ATGCAACGAACTATGGACCCTGAGGAAATATCTGACAGCTATGATACATC acCGTGGATGCAGCCAGGTATCGGAGGCGGAGGTGGCGCGGCCCACGTAGGTGGGACAGGTGACGACGAGGCTCCGAAAGATCCCGGTGTTCGGATCACTCATCAATCTTACACCGAGAAAGACTTCGAAG GTCACAGAGCGCACACGGTATATGTGGGCGTGCATCTACCAGGCGAAAGGAGACATCGTCGTCATCACAAGCACCATCATTCTCAACGTCAGTTGGGAACAAGCAGTACCGATAAGGAGAATGTCGACAACGATAGGCCCA GACAATTGCTGATGACTCGAAGGAGTCGACTATCTAATATCTGCGATCCCGACGGCGAGATGATAC TTACGCCGCCAGCCCAGAGGGTGCAGTTTATTCTGGGCGAGGAAGTCGGGGACGATGCACACGAGTCCCACCCCCTCTTCTCCGAGATGGAGGAGCTCGTCAAGGATGGTGACGAGATGGAATGGAAGGAAACGGCCAG GTGGATTAAGTTCGAGGAAGACGTGGAGGAGGGTGGAAATAGGTGGAGCAAACCTCACGTAGCGACGCTCTCGCTACACGCTCTTTTCGAGCTGAGGAGCCTGCTGTTAAATGGGACTGTGATGTTGGACATGGAGGCGGCGAGTTTGGAACAAATCGCCGATTTGGTACTCGATAACATGATCAACAAAGGCTCCTTGCCGATCGAGGCGAGGGAAAAG GTCAGGGAAGCTCTTCTGGTGAGGCATCGGCATCAACACGAGAGACGCAAGGATAACAACATGTCCAGGCTACCAATTATCAGATCCTTGGCCGAAATAGGTCGAAATCATTCCTCTTCGAAAA ATTCCGACTGTACTTGTGGTTTGCATGCGTTGTTGACGTCAGATTTACAGGAGCGTCGCGACGCTAGGGACGCCTACGCTCCCTCCGTCGCTCGCAGTAGCAGTTGCCCGAATTCGAATACGGCTCTGCTTTCGAAAGAAGCAAAAGATCTGAAAGGACCGTACCTTTTAGTTCCAG TGGAGGAATCGAATTCTGCCCCGGCGATCGCCGGCGCTACAAGTCACGGCAGTGGGCCAGCGCTGAATGCCGGTAGCCGCTTCCTTGCCATACCCGGTAATCCCG GCCAAGAACCAGGCACCAACGGGATGGATCGAAGTCCAAGCAGCGTGTCAATTAGCCGAAATCACAGTTCGTCCGCCTTAGAAAACGGAGACGCAAATCACAAG GGTAATACTCATTTTATGCGGAAAATACCAGCTGGAGCCGAGGCGAGCAACATTCTCGTAGGAGAAGTCGATTTTTTAGATAAAACGCTGTCAGCCTTTATTCGGCTAAGCCAGGCGGGAATAATGGGTGACTTAACGGAAGTTCCTGTGCCAACAAGATTTATATTTGTCCTGCTCGGACCTACG GGAGGAATCACAGGTTTCCACGAGATCGGCCGTGCCATGGCTACGTTGATGTCCGACGAGGTCTTCCACGACGTGGCGTACAAGGCCAAGAACAGAAATCATCTGCTTGCAGGAATCGACGAGTTTTTAGACGCTGTTACGGTTCTACCACCAGGAGAATGGGACCCTGCGATCAGAATAGAACCACCTGCCGCTATTCCTTCGCAG GATGTAAGGAAGCGaccaaaagaagaaaaaccgAAGGAAGACCCAGACGACGAAGCAGACGAGCAAAAGTTGAGGGAAGAATCCGGTCTCTCGAGAACTGGTAGACTTTTCGGTGGCTTGATAAACGACATAAAGAGAAAAGTGCCGTTTTATTTTTCCGACTTCAAGGACGCGTTAGCTCTTCAATGCGTAGCCTCTTTTATCTTCCTGTATTTTGCCTGCCTCTCACCTATAATTACATTCGGTGGTTTGTTGAGCGAAGCCACAGGCAAAAATATGGCCGCCATGGAGTCGCTCGTTTCCGGTTTCGTTTGCGGCATCGGATATGGATTTTTCTCTGGTCAACCTCTCACCATTCTCGGTTCCACCGGCCCGGTTTTAGTCTTCGAGACGATAGTCTACGAATTTTGCAA GAAATCAGATTGGAACTACATGTCGTTCCGCTTCTGGATCGGCTCGTGGATAACACTGATTCTGGTAATCCTCGTGGCGATCGACGCTAGCGCTTTCGTGTGCTACATCACGCGGTTCACGGAGGAGAACTTCGCCACTCTGATCGCGTTTATCTTCATTTACAAG GCCATCGAAAACGTATTGTCCATCGGCAAAAAGTATCCTATAAATACTCATGCGAACGAACCGTTCAACTACGAGTGTTGGTGCAAGCCGCCGAATGGCAGCCTACCGTCTAGCTACGACAACATTAATTGGACGGCTCTCGATCAAAAAATATGCCAG AGTTACAACGGCACGCTGGTGGGCGATGGTTGCAACCTACCGCACTACACACCCGATGTGTTCCTCATGTCAATTATACTATTCATGGGCACATTCTTGCTATCCATCGAGCTCAAAGATTTCAAGAACGCTCTCTTCTTTCCATCAAAG GTCAGACAGGTGGTCAGTGATTTTGCGGTAATCATCGCGATTTTTTCGATGAGCACGCTCGACCATTTCGTGAATATTCCGACGCCCAAGCTCGAAGTACCGGAGGAATTCAAGCCGACGTTGGCCGGTCGGGGATGGATGATCTGGCCTTTTCAAAACAATCCATGGTGGAGCGCCATCGTCGCGTGTCTACCAGCTCTCTTAGGCACTATACTGATTTTTATGGATCAACAAATTACAGCCGTGATAGTCAATAGGAAAGAGAACAAATTAAAG AAAGGATGCGGCTATCATTTGGATCTGTTCGTCCTTGCGATCCTGATAGAAATTTGCTCGGTGATGGGACTGCCCTGGTTCGTCGCGGCAACGGTACTCTCGATCAATCACGTGAATTCGTTGAAGCTGGAATCGGAATGTGCCGCGCCAGGTGAAAAACCGCAGTTCCTCGGTGTCCGCGAACAGCGTGTTACACacattttaatctttttgaTGATCGGCTGCTCGGTTCTGCTCACGCCAATGCTGAGACACATACCGATGCCGGTGCTGTTTGGAGTTTTCCTCTACATGGGAGTTGCTTCGTTGAAGGGACTTCAATTTTTCGACAGAATATTAATCATGCTGATGCCGGTTAAATACCAACCTGACTATATGTTCCTTCGGCag GTACCATTGAAACGCGTTCATCTGTTTACAACGATACAGTTGACTTGTTTAGCCTGCTTGTGGATTATCAAATCTTTCAGCAGCACCTCCATCCTGTTTCCTTTGATG ttGGTGGTGATGATCGGGATACGAAAGTCCTTAGACTTGTTGTTCACTCAACGCGAGTTAAAGATCTTGGACGACGTAATGCCGGAACCAAGCAGGAAACACGCCGAAGATCTACGACAACTGGAGAGCGGCGAG GAACAGAACGAGTCTATGGGATACGGACCGTCGGGAAACATACAGATTTCGTTAGCGAACGGCAACATTATGAAGATCCCAATGGCGAGCATCAATATCAGCGAAGAGGTGAATAAAACCGGGATTTGGCAACAAGTGAACGAAGGCAACGAGAAAACGAAACAAGTGAAACTTATCAA CGCGGGAAAGCAGAAGAAGCactcgaagaaagaaaacgtgtTGATGGCTGACGAGACTACGAGGTTGACTACGATGACCGAAGAGGACGAAGATGACAGTGGAATCTCTATCAAG GTAGACTTGATACGATCGAAGGAAAGCATCAGCCCGTTAACGATTAACGGCACTACCTCGGCCGAGACTTCTGTCTAA